Proteins found in one Ischnura elegans chromosome 11, ioIscEleg1.1, whole genome shotgun sequence genomic segment:
- the LOC124168255 gene encoding uncharacterized protein LOC124168255 — translation MDALCDHYVQRSYLFQTLRWHIFDADHPPFVLFVSNVTAAQLQALGVASSKVAAVGAGAVQFAGGADRWVCVRADGALLSDDLLFERLCRRCACAHWAQWTGPRHGLVWRSSRGAVGDLRQFASRRLAPLPTLRSELNLAATERAVIVAGEFGSGRSHLMRSVSARLSAEGPLDRVIYIELRHGLSELEGPCASVADAVAAVARLAGVRDEASRAEFAARCIRGCPGVAIFFDGFDEVDGEGQALVLRLLEALKAGTRAQLWVTTRFGQHASLESALDTLALGLEPLTKRQKEALVQAHWRHRLKALLASGVPEKLREHVRGALKEMELCLATLPQKRRRTAAVLALMAELSQLVSAVIRAQGGVESVRGDDTELARGGGDNALDVEECERDCDGSGQDEKESARGAEEMLRGGGNSGGSGAAPTLCEQIDRLDFSGFVKVLLSVEKCLTAEDNSQYAPTPLNLFLLAEMTFCAQFRLPFVANINEIYEKFLEVNYVHYHKKRDKIVHVNTMYSSPEYFAHKSIALELFLPEESSTILLSYDKVDRELLEGMGVVAPRDGGFHYCHHSFAEYFFCEWLVTELSVEDACKVLASRVLLGPNYAAVRKFLNLQIENSQVSIAFLSKPFEECNIFGFHNTAGTFLHLLTEECLGSIMILFLETFPEDASNMILRTNSNLQNVLHVACDLGYNRIIDIVLNFVRKHLSRKKTERLILQKDIWDESPFECLYVKSHLVLFIDFLHDSNDKIDGELCSYLLEVNLRDSETTILTKHLIMEHPDTFDKLVEVAFSTLSRYLFLQLVVNQIDLHGSTCLHNLAFCGTENSIALFWHCAVKAFDDHALLRDYLLRRNARGNTVIHESALGNNGPAFRLLINNAKLLKGDALKAMLMAVNAHGSTALHEAVSNSSEEFVHLLLNAVHNGLSHEDADALLESTDRSLDTVLHLAARRGDAAGVLEQLCAQAAPNADRLRRLLSARNGRGCSAMHAAVEGGSIEAVRKLWSLLCASADNEERASILAESNKFGDTVFHAATTRAETQVLQALLKCTSPGDVQRILALDNANGDTVLHQAAANGAADAAVLWLRYAGDAAGAALARANGEGECALHVAVKTGEARTVRVLMQVGDVEATDLRGNTLLHVAVSRTREDVLDVVLNEMRRLLPQARVAALVERTNANGDTALHLAVAAAPTALLERLLHTAADLLGEARHKALLMAVDGRGRSALQVALDRGDLVAAARLLREARDKLSEDALLEVVSRVNCFGETALHAAVALDAEGAAVEWCSEVRLVLPPAVFALLLAAPNRSGDTVLHHVVRLHKVPAPALIYWMRVARDCLGSDGLSELIRRRNGAGDTLLHLASSAADAQAARLLCSRNGAFGAADTLRWMLVQANGRGEAPLHVVARKGDAAALGAWLRLVRDELGDAFLAQLFPLTTVGAGESVLHLAALRGDAEVVRQLCAVATDVLGRGAGMEEFLTAETRSGASALHLAVGVGDVLVVRELWERAESMGVSLKLLLRTDDAGDTLLHTATARGHAPALNQTCVFMKARLSSASAREAMLRRNCDGRAAVHVAVFKKRLDLLTRLADWYCELTDDDQELLLSTTASGHSLLHVAVGRGDARFLDRLLTWFSSRLGAAGRQTLLLMADGRGRSVLHDGAKEGEPALLSALLEWARVELDPKKLRGLLAQEDEVGDTVLHDVARRTDPVVFNLLCEVCSQAIGTEATQALLKRTNRKGSSAMDEAVASGKSYRMKEQCVREEAAPAGVECANGRSVEFARRRAARRKHDCLAS, via the coding sequence ATGGACGCGTTGTGTGACCACTACGTTCAGCGCTCCTACCTCTTCCAGACACTTCGCTGGCACATCTTCGACGCGGACCATCCGCCGTTTGTTCTCTTCGTGAGTAACGTGACGGCTGCGCAGCTGCAGGCGCTCGGCGTGGCTTCTAGCAAGGTGGCTGCTGTTGGCGCAGGAGCGGTGCAGTTCGCCGGAGGTGCCGACCGCTGGGTGTGCGTCCGTGCCGATGGCGCTCTCCTCTCCGATGACCTGCTCTTCGAGCGCCTATGCCGCCGCTGCGCATGCGCGCACTGGGCCCAGTGGACCGGTCCACGCCACGGCCTCGTCTGGCGCAGCTCCCGTGGCGCAGTCGGCGATCTGAGGCAGTTCGCGTCCCGACGACTCGCGCCGCTGCCAACTCTGCGCTCCGAGCTGAACCTTGCGGCCACCGAGCGCGCCGTTATAGTGGCGGGGGAATTTGGCTCAGGCCGAAGCCATTTGATGCGCAGCGTGTCGGCGCGGCTGTCCGCCGAGGGACCGCTGGACCGCGTAATCTACATCGAGCTGCGCCACGGTCTCTCTGAGCTGGAGGGTCCCTGCGCGAGCGTGGCGGATGCGGTGGCAGCGGTAGCGCGGCTGGCGGGTGTGCGGGACGAGGCATCGCGTGCCGAGTTTGCGGCGCGGTGCATTCGCGGCTGCCCCGGAGTGGCCATCTTCTTCGACGGCTTCGACGAGGTGGACGGCGAGGGACAGGCCTTGGTGCTTCGGCTGCTGGAAGCGCTAAAAGCCGGCACGCGTGCCCAGTTGTGGGTGACGACGAGGTTCGGGCAGCACGCGTCGCTAGAGTCGGCACTGGACACGCTTGCGTTGGGCCTGGAGCCCCTGACGAAGCGGCAGAAGGAGGCCTTGGTGCAGGCGCACTGGCGCCACAGGCTGAAGGCCCTCCTAGCGAGCGGCGTCCCAGAGAAGCTGAGAGAACACGTTCGCGGCGCTTTGAAAGAGATGGAGCTGTGTCTGGCGACTCTGCCGCAGAAGAGGCGCCGTACCGCAGCCGTCCTCGCGCTCATGGCGGAACTCAGCCAATTGGTATCGGCCGTCATCAGGGCACAGGGTGGCGTAGAATCAGTGCGGGGTGACGACACGGAGCTGGCGCGCGGTGGCGGTGATAATGCACTAGACGTTGAGGAGTGCGAGCGGGATTGCGATGGATCGGGGCAGGACGAGAAGGAATCGGCGCGGGGCGCGGAGGAAATGCTGCGTGGTGGCGGGAACTCAGGTGGAAGTGGAGCCGCGCCCACCCTGTGCGAACAAATCGATCGCCTTGACTTCTCTGGCTTCGTGAAGGTGCTGCTGTCAGTAGAGAAATGCCTGACAGCCGAGGATAACTCGCAATACGCCCCCACGCCACTGAACCTATTCTTGCTGGCAGAAATGACGTTCTGCGCTCAGTTTCGGCTTCCGTTTGTCGCCAACATAAATGAAATCTACGAAAAATTCCTCGAAGTGAATTATGTACACTACCACAAGAAAAGGGACAAAATTGTTCATGTGAACACAATGTACTCCAGTCCTGAGTATTTTGCTCATAAGAGCATCGCTCTTGAACTATTTTTACCCGAAGAAAGTTCCACTATACTGCTCAGTTACGATAAAGTGGATCGAGAACTGCTGGAGGGGATGGGGGTGGTGGCGCCGCGTGACGGTGGCTTCCACTACTGCCACCACTCCTTCGCCGAGTACTTTTTTTGCGAGTGGCTGGTGACCGAGCTTAGCGTGGAGGACGCGTGTAAAGTGCTGGCGTCTCGAGTACTCCTAGGACCCAATTACGCTGCTGTGCGTAAATTCTTGAACTTGCAGATCGAGAACAGCCAAGTTAGCATCGCATTCTTGTCGAAACCCTTTGAAGAATGCAACATTTTCGGATTCCATAATACAGCCGGTACTTTTCTGCATCTTTTGACTGAAGAATGCCTCGGCAGTATCATGATACTGTTCCTAGAAACCTTTCCCGAAGATGCCTCCAATATGATATTGAGAACCAACTCCAACTTACAGAATGTGTTGCATGTTGCCTGTGATCTGGGATACAATCGAATCATTGACATTGTTCTGAACTTCGTGAGAAAACATCTTTCCAGGAAGAAAACGGAGAGGTTGATTTTGCAAAAGGACATTTGGGACGAGTCGCCATTCGAATGTCTGTACGTAAAGAGTCACCTCGTTCTGTTCATAGACTTCCTTCACGACAGCAATGACAAAATTGACGGAGAGCTCTGTTCATATCTATTGGAAGTAAACCTACGTGACTCGGAAACTACCATTTTGACGAAACACCTCATCATGGAGCATCCAGATACATTTGACAAACTCGTTGAAGTAGCGTTCAGTACCCTCTCGCGATATCTCTTCCTCCAGCTGGTCGTCAACCAAATAGACCTTCACGGCAGCACCTGTTTACATAACCTGGCCTTTTGTGGCACTGAAAATTCCATCGCGCTTTTCTGGCACTGCGCCGTCAAGGCTTTCGACGACCACGCGCTGCTCAGGGACTACTTGCTGCGACGAAATGCGCGAGGTAACACGGTCATACACGAATCCGCGCTAGGCAATAATGGGCCCGCTTTCCGTCTCCTCATTAACAACGCCAAGCTGCTGAAAGGAGACGCATTAAAAGCGATGCTCATGGCCGTGAACGCTCACGGGAGCACAGCCCTTCACGAAGCTGTGAGCAACAGCAGCGAGGAATTCGTGCACCTCCTCTTGAACGCTGTACACAATGGCCTGAGTCACGAAGACGCCGACGCCCTTCTCGAATCCACTGATCGCAGTCTGGACACGGTGCTGCACTTGGCTGCAAGGCGGGGTGATGCGGCTGGAGTGCTCGAGCAGCTGTGCGCACAGGCTGCGCCGAACGCGGACCGCCTCCGCCGCTTGCTCTCGGCACGAAATGGCCGGGGGTGTTCGGCGATGCACGCGGCGGTGGAAGGCGGCTCCATAGAGGCGGTGCGGAAGCTATGGAGCCTCCTCTGCGCCTCAGCAGACAATGAGGAGCGGGCGAGCATCCTCGCAGAGTCCAACAAGTTCGGTGATACGGTCTTCCACGCGGCCACGACCCGCGCCGAAACCCAGGTACTACAAGCGTTGCTTAAGTGCACGTCGCCAGGCGACGTGCAGCGAATCCTTGCACTCGATAACGCAAATGGCGACACAGTTCTACACCAGGCTGCGGCAAACGGCGCGGCGGATGCGGCGGTGCTGTGGCTGCGGTATGCGGGCGATGCGGCCGGCGCAGCGCTGGCGAGGGCCAACGGCGAGGGTGAATGCGCGTTGCACGTGGCCGTCAAAACGGGAGAGGCACGCACGGTGCGCGTTCTGATGCAAGTGGGAGACGTGGAGGCGACGGACTTGCGCGGCAACACGCTCTTACATGTGGCCGTGAGTCGGACGCGGGAAGACGTGCTCGACGTGGTGCTGAACGAGATGCGGCGGTTGCTCCCGCAGGCGCGGGTCGCGGCCCTTGTGGAGCGGACCAACGCCAACGGCGATACGGCGCTACACCTGGCTGTCGCAGCCGCGCCTACCGCACTTCTGGAACGTCTCCTGCACACAGCGGCCGATCTCCTGGGCGAGGCGCGGCACAAGGCTCTGCTTATGGCTGTTGACGGGCGCGGAAGGTCCGCACTCCAGGTGGCGCTTGATCGGGGGGATCTTGTTGCGGCGGCGCGGCTGTTGCGTGAAGCGCGGGACAAGCTCTCGGAAGACGCGCTGCTGGAGGTGGTGAGCAGGGTTAACTGCTTCGGGGAGACGGCCCTGCACGCCGCGGTGGCGCTGGATGCTGAGGGTGCGGCTGTTGAGTGGTGTAGTGAGGTGCGGTTGGTTCTCCCTCCCGCAGTGTTCGCGCTGCTCCTCGCCGCGCCCAACCGCAGCGGTGACACGGTGCTGCACCACGTTGTGCGACTGCACAAGGTCCCGGCACCGGCCCTTATCTACTGGATGCGGGTGGCGCGAGACTGCCTAGGTTCAGATGGACTCAGCGAGTTGATCCGTCGGCGCAACGGCGCGGGGGACACGCTTCTGCACCTCGCATCGTCGGCGGCGGACGCGCAGGCGGCACGGCTCCTCTGCAGCCGAAACGGAGCCTTTGGGGCGGCGGACACTCTGCGCTGGATGTTAGTGCAGGCCAACGGGCGCGGGGAGGCGCCACTCCACGTTGTGGCACGCAAAGGCGACGCGGCAGCGCTCGGCGCATGGCTGCGCCTGGTGCGTGACGAACTCGGGGACGCGTTCTTGGCGCAGCTATTTCCTCTGACAACAGTCGGCGCGGGTGAGAGCGTACTGCATCTTGCCGCGCTCCGGGGCGACGCGGAAGTGGTGCGGCAGTTGTGCGCGGTCGCAACCGACGTGCTGGGACGCGGCGCCGGGATGGAGGAGTTCCTGACCGCGGAGACGAGGAGCGGCGCCAGCGCACTGCACCTGGCCGTGGGAGTGGGTGACGTGCTCGTGGTGCGGGAGCTTTGGGAGCGGGCGGAGTCAATGGGAGTGAGTTTGAAACTGCTGCTGCGCACAGACGACGCGGGAGACACTCTGCTGCACACGGCCACGGCGCGGGGTCACGCGCCTGCGCTCAATCAGACCTGCGTTTTCATGAAGGCGCGTCTCAGCTCAGCGTCGGCGCGGGAGGCGATGCTGCGCCGAAACTGCGATGGTCGCGCCGCGGTGCACGTGGCGGTGTTCAAGAAAAGACTTGACCTGCTGACGAGGCTCGCAGACTGGTACTGTGAACTTACAGACGACGACCAAGAGCTGCTTCTCAGCACCACCGCTAGTGGACACTCCCTTCTGCACGTGGCTGTCGGGCGCGGCGACGCGCGATTTCTGGATAGGCTGCTCACGTGGTTCAGCTCAAGGCTGGGTGCGGCTGGGCGGCAGACGCTGCTCCTCATGGCAGACGGGCGTGGGCGGTCGGTGCTCCACGATGGGGCCAAGGAAGGGGAGCCCGCTCTGCTCTCGGCACTGCTGGAATGGGCGCGAGTCGAGCTCGACCCGAAGAAGCTGCGAGGCCTCTTGGCTCAGGAGGACGAGGTCGGGGACACGGTGCTTCACGACGTCGCGCGCCGCACCGACCCCGTCGTCTTTAACCTGCTCTGCGAAGTGTGCTCGCAGGCGATTGGCACCGAGGCCACTCAAGCACTGCTGAAGCGGACCAACCGGAAGGGCAGCAGCGCCATGGACGAGGCGGTGGCGAGCGGAAAAAGCTATCGCATGAAGGAGCAGTGTGTCCGCGAGGAGGCAGCACCGGCGGGCGTGGAATGCGCCAATGGCCGATCGGTGGAATTTGCTCGGCGCAGGGCTGCGCGCAGAAAACACGACTGCCTTGCGTCCTGA